The Bacteroidales bacterium genome has a window encoding:
- a CDS encoding sodium:solute symporter family protein, translated as MTTWFIIFAAIYVGLLVFASIKSYSRHRTADEFMLANKSITSILGFLTYSAALFSAFTFMGMPDFFRNHGVGAWIFLAVSDAVMVFLILWFGYKLRRQATRFGFKGIAGLMMSCFRNKWAGYALFTSAFIFLIPYVAIQIRGISIFLDATLPGSLPAWGWSAIIVTFMLIYSEIGGLKAIVYSDAIQGLILLTVIWLIGTTCIGYEGGVASLFNGVEEVNSKLLSTPGPNGLFDRQFLITSLIAVVLIPVTQPHFTIRIAVMKSLRSMHRMAIGVGVFALLIILPTAFIGMYGAINYTDATTSNFLSNALLFDQADTVAALAIIGLFAAVLSTTNAQLFALGSELRSILKGKENKVMMWARIGIFIFAVITLIFSTYMSDQLVLLARMSFTGTSMMAPVVIVGVLAKEAPGKELFIVSLTALFVFLASLFDLVPAEIHGFLIESILYIVLVITTALSLIIRKTKLQKSL; from the coding sequence ATGACTACCTGGTTTATCATCTTTGCAGCCATTTATGTCGGTTTGCTGGTATTTGCCTCGATAAAATCATACTCGCGACACCGCACAGCCGACGAGTTCATGCTGGCCAACAAGAGCATCACCTCTATCCTGGGATTTTTAACCTATTCTGCAGCTTTATTCAGCGCTTTCACCTTTATGGGGATGCCCGACTTTTTCAGAAACCACGGCGTTGGTGCCTGGATTTTTCTGGCCGTCTCCGATGCAGTGATGGTATTTCTCATCCTCTGGTTCGGATATAAATTAAGGCGCCAGGCAACCCGGTTTGGATTTAAGGGCATTGCCGGTTTGATGATGTCGTGTTTCAGGAACAAGTGGGCTGGCTACGCCCTTTTTACCAGCGCCTTTATCTTTCTTATTCCCTATGTGGCCATTCAGATCCGGGGCATATCCATCTTTCTTGATGCCACCCTTCCCGGTTCTCTTCCTGCCTGGGGATGGTCGGCCATCATTGTGACTTTTATGCTGATCTACAGTGAAATTGGTGGCCTGAAAGCCATTGTTTACAGCGATGCCATCCAGGGCCTTATATTGCTTACGGTGATATGGCTGATCGGGACAACTTGCATTGGATATGAGGGGGGAGTTGCCTCTTTATTCAACGGTGTGGAGGAAGTAAACAGCAAATTGCTTTCTACTCCGGGCCCCAATGGATTATTTGACAGGCAATTCCTCATTACCTCACTGATCGCCGTGGTTTTGATTCCCGTTACACAGCCTCATTTTACCATTCGGATCGCTGTAATGAAGAGCCTTCGGTCCATGCACAGGATGGCCATTGGAGTAGGTGTTTTTGCTTTGCTTATTATATTGCCGACCGCTTTTATCGGTATGTACGGAGCCATCAACTACACCGATGCCACCACCTCCAACTTTCTCTCGAATGCCTTGTTGTTTGATCAGGCAGATACTGTGGCGGCACTGGCCATCATCGGTTTGTTTGCTGCTGTGCTGTCCACCACCAATGCCCAGCTTTTTGCATTGGGTTCCGAACTGCGTTCGATCCTTAAAGGAAAGGAAAATAAGGTGATGATGTGGGCCAGGATTGGAATATTTATCTTCGCGGTGATCACACTGATATTTTCCACTTACATGAGTGATCAACTGGTGCTTTTGGCCCGAATGAGCTTTACCGGCACCTCCATGATGGCACCTGTGGTAATTGTGGGTGTGCTGGCAAAAGAAGCACCGGGCAAAGAGCTGTTTATTGTATCCCTTACAGCCCTGTTTGTATTTCTGGCTTCCCTGTTTGATCTGGTTCCGGCAGAAATTCACGGATTTCTGATTGAATCCATATTGTACATCGTGCTGGTCATTACCACCGCCTTATCATTGATCATCAGGAAAACCAAACTGCAAAAATCCTTATAA
- a CDS encoding glycoside hydrolase family 88 protein → MLQINQQLNPEDLKSKLDRFWELSGKKIKDIEANYDTAQGSPVYTVKGKYTTRGWTEWTQGFQFGSSLLQFDATGEKEFLETGRNKTLDIMAPHLTHTGVHDHGFNNVSTYGNLLRLMVEGKTAYNEWEKNFYELALKVSGAVQSNRWTNTADGGGYMYTFNGPHSLFVDTARTCRVLALAHSLGHVFLGEHDSRIDLLDRMLRHMDATAKYSVFYGEGRDSFDEWGRTAHECIFNVNDGNFRCPNAQQGYSGYTTWTRGLSWAMCGFPEELEFLDTLPEDELKAYGGKKTLEERYLKAARATCDFFINNTPTDGIPYWDTGAPNLHKMGDYLNQPADPYNDHEPVDSTAAAIGAQGLLRLGKYLSKKGEKEEGTRYFQAGLTVVSRLLEDTYLSTEDDHQGLLLHSIYHHPNGWDHIPAGSKIPYGESSMWGDYHIREVALYIHRLISNEPYYTFFNCLK, encoded by the coding sequence ATGCTACAAATCAACCAACAGTTAAACCCGGAAGATCTAAAATCCAAGCTGGATCGCTTCTGGGAGCTTTCCGGAAAGAAAATAAAGGATATTGAAGCCAACTACGATACTGCGCAGGGTTCGCCGGTCTACACCGTAAAAGGAAAATACACCACCCGCGGCTGGACCGAGTGGACACAGGGCTTTCAGTTCGGTTCTTCACTGCTGCAGTTCGATGCCACCGGTGAGAAGGAATTCCTGGAAACGGGAAGAAACAAAACGCTGGATATTATGGCTCCTCACCTCACGCACACGGGTGTCCATGATCACGGGTTCAACAATGTAAGCACCTATGGAAACCTGTTGCGCCTGATGGTTGAAGGCAAAACAGCCTACAATGAATGGGAAAAAAACTTTTATGAGCTGGCATTGAAAGTATCCGGTGCCGTGCAGTCGAACCGCTGGACCAACACGGCTGACGGCGGTGGATACATGTACACCTTTAACGGACCCCATTCCCTGTTTGTGGATACCGCCCGCACTTGCAGGGTACTGGCACTGGCCCATTCCCTGGGCCATGTTTTTTTGGGCGAGCATGACAGCCGCATCGACTTGCTTGACCGAATGCTCAGGCACATGGATGCCACGGCCAAATATTCCGTTTTTTACGGAGAAGGAAGGGATTCCTTTGATGAGTGGGGGCGTACCGCACATGAATGCATCTTCAATGTGAACGACGGGAATTTCCGCTGCCCGAACGCCCAGCAGGGCTATTCGGGATACACCACCTGGACGCGGGGACTTTCATGGGCCATGTGCGGCTTCCCTGAAGAGCTGGAATTCCTGGATACATTACCGGAAGACGAATTGAAAGCCTACGGCGGAAAAAAGACATTGGAAGAGCGATACCTGAAAGCTGCCCGGGCCACCTGCGATTTTTTCATCAACAACACACCCACAGACGGAATTCCCTATTGGGATACCGGCGCACCCAACCTGCATAAGATGGGAGATTATCTGAATCAACCCGCAGATCCCTATAACGATCATGAACCGGTGGACAGCACAGCGGCAGCCATCGGGGCCCAGGGTCTGCTGCGGCTGGGAAAATATCTCTCAAAAAAAGGAGAAAAAGAGGAAGGTACCAGGTATTTCCAGGCCGGACTGACGGTGGTCAGCCGTCTGCTGGAGGACACCTACCTGAGCACGGAAGATGATCATCAGGGCCTGTTGCTGCATTCCATCTACCATCACCCAAACGGGTGGGACCACATACCGGCGGGAAGCAAAATCCCATACGGAGAATCCAGCATGTGGGGCGATTACCACATCAGGGAGGTGGCTTTGTACATCCACCGGCTGATCAGCAATGAGCCCTACTACACCTTTTTTAACTGTTTAAAATGA
- a CDS encoding sugar phosphate isomerase/epimerase has protein sequence MASEINDTSKLCIHTITNKPWDIETAAARYAEAGVKGITVWRNALEGKDVAKTGEMIRGHGLEVISLCRGGFFPHVDRQKRNEAIGENKKIVEEAAALGAPMVVLVCGAEPKQSLEESRKQIQNGIIETLDQAREHNVKLAIEPLHPMYADTRSAINTLRQANDMAEDIQSPHVGIAVDVYHLWWDEDLEQEIARCGRNGNLMAFHVCDWKVPTNDFLLDRGLMGEGCINVPQIREWVENTGFNGMNEVEIFSTAYWEMDQDEYLDNIVKAYLEYV, from the coding sequence ATGGCTTCGGAAATTAATGACACTTCAAAACTTTGCATTCATACCATCACCAACAAGCCCTGGGATATTGAAACGGCCGCGGCCAGGTATGCAGAGGCAGGCGTTAAAGGCATCACGGTATGGAGAAATGCCCTGGAGGGAAAGGATGTTGCAAAAACCGGTGAGATGATACGCGGCCACGGGCTGGAAGTAATCTCCCTCTGCCGGGGAGGGTTCTTTCCCCATGTGGATAGGCAAAAACGTAATGAGGCCATCGGAGAAAACAAGAAGATTGTTGAGGAAGCGGCAGCATTGGGTGCGCCCATGGTGGTGCTGGTATGCGGGGCCGAGCCCAAACAATCCCTGGAGGAATCGAGGAAGCAGATCCAAAATGGCATAATAGAAACTTTGGATCAAGCCAGGGAACACAACGTCAAACTGGCCATTGAGCCGCTTCATCCCATGTACGCCGACACCCGCTCGGCCATCAACACGCTCAGGCAGGCCAATGACATGGCTGAAGACATACAGTCACCTCATGTGGGCATTGCTGTGGATGTGTATCATCTCTGGTGGGATGAAGACCTGGAGCAGGAAATAGCACGATGCGGCAGGAACGGGAATTTAATGGCCTTTCATGTATGCGACTGGAAGGTACCGACAAATGATTTCCTGCTCGACCGCGGACTGATGGGCGAGGGATGCATCAATGTTCCACAGATAAGGGAATGGGTGGAAAATACAGGATTTAACGGCATGAACGAGGTGGAGATATTCTCGACTGCCTATTGGGAGATGGATCAGGATGAATACCTCGATAATATTGTAAAAGCTTATTTGGAATATGTGTAG